From the Acidobacteriota bacterium genome, one window contains:
- a CDS encoding sulfide/dihydroorotate dehydrogenase-like FAD/NAD-binding protein, which translates to MNRILRKDELAPDIFRMRLSAPLIAAGRRPGQFVILRATRDGERIPLTIADASVEEGWIDVIVQVAGAGTMRLACLRQGDAVPDLVGPLGQPTRLGRYGRCLGVAGGVGIAPLYPIAQALKAAGNHVTIILGARSRDRLILRPEIGAWADEVLTATEDGSAGRKGLVSDVFLDLARQGRAFDRAVVIGPAPMMRAVSELTIRQGIPTIVSLNPIMIDGTGLCGGCRVEVDGQMKFACVDGPEFEAEGIDWESFLRRLHSYRDFERRTREMESCRLTSV; encoded by the coding sequence ATGAATCGGATCCTCCGGAAGGACGAACTCGCTCCGGACATCTTCCGGATGCGGCTGTCCGCCCCCCTGATAGCGGCGGGCCGCCGGCCCGGCCAGTTCGTCATCCTGCGCGCGACCCGGGACGGCGAGCGCATCCCGCTGACCATCGCCGACGCCAGCGTCGAGGAGGGATGGATCGACGTCATCGTCCAGGTCGCCGGCGCGGGCACGATGCGGCTGGCCTGCCTGCGGCAGGGCGACGCGGTCCCCGACCTGGTCGGGCCCCTGGGGCAGCCGACCCGGCTCGGGCGCTACGGACGCTGCCTGGGCGTCGCCGGGGGGGTCGGCATCGCTCCCCTTTATCCCATCGCCCAGGCCCTGAAGGCGGCCGGCAACCACGTCACGATCATCCTCGGGGCGCGGAGCCGGGACCGGCTGATCCTGCGGCCCGAGATCGGAGCCTGGGCCGACGAGGTCCTGACGGCCACGGAGGACGGCTCGGCCGGAAGGAAGGGGCTCGTTTCGGATGTCTTCCTCGACCTGGCTCGGCAGGGGAGGGCGTTCGACCGGGCCGTGGTCATCGGCCCGGCGCCAATGATGCGGGCCGTCTCCGAGCTGACCATCCGCCAGGGCATCCCGACCATCGTCTCTCTCAACCCGATCATGATCGACGGCACCGGGCTCTGCGGCGGCTGCCGGGTCGAGGTCGACGGGCAGATGAAGTTCGCCTGCGTCGACGGGCCCGAATTCGAGGCCGAGGGGATCGACTGGGAATCGTTCCTGAGGCGCCTGCACAGCTACAGGGACTTCGAGCGCCGGACGCGCGAGATGGAATCATGCCGGCTGACGAGCGTCTGA
- the gltA gene encoding NADPH-dependent glutamate synthase, with protein sequence MPADERLNGGVRGRLDPAVRVPMREQDPAVRTANFDEVPFGYSDEEARAEARRCLGCRNAPCVAACPVEVPIPAFVRQIADGAFKAAARTVRQANALPAICGRVCPQEDQCEKACLRGRRGDSVAVGHLERFAADRERRTGRIEVPVRKAAAGWRVAVAGSGPAGLTVASELARQGCSVFVFEALHEMGGVLTYGIPEFRLPKAIVREEIADLETLGVWFVRNFVVGRTETVDHLLGPGGFDALFIGTGAGLPAFLGIPGEGAIGVYSANEYLTRNNLMRAYRDGAKTPILCGRRVVTVGGGNVAMDAARTALRLGARESMIVYRRGEAEMPARAEEVRHAREEGIIFRTLANPVAILEDGDGFVRGLTCVRMELGGPDGSGRRSPRPVPGSEFPVDCDVVVVAVGNRPNPLIPATTTDLRVSARGTILADPADGRTSRPRVYAGGDIVTGAATVIRAMGAGKAAARSILADLAARR encoded by the coding sequence ATGCCGGCTGACGAGCGTCTGAACGGCGGCGTCCGCGGCCGGCTCGACCCGGCGGTCCGGGTCCCGATGCGGGAGCAGGATCCGGCTGTCCGGACCGCGAATTTCGACGAGGTCCCGTTCGGCTATTCCGACGAGGAGGCCCGGGCCGAAGCCCGGCGCTGCCTGGGCTGCCGCAACGCGCCCTGCGTCGCGGCCTGCCCCGTCGAGGTCCCCATCCCGGCCTTCGTCCGTCAGATCGCGGACGGCGCCTTCAAGGCTGCGGCCCGGACCGTCCGCCAGGCCAACGCCCTGCCGGCCATCTGCGGCCGCGTCTGCCCCCAGGAGGATCAGTGCGAAAAGGCCTGCCTCCGCGGCCGGCGCGGGGACTCCGTGGCCGTCGGCCATCTCGAGCGGTTCGCCGCCGATCGGGAACGCCGGACCGGCCGGATCGAGGTTCCCGTCCGGAAGGCGGCCGCCGGCTGGCGCGTGGCCGTGGCCGGCTCGGGTCCGGCGGGCCTGACCGTGGCCTCGGAGCTGGCCAGGCAGGGCTGCTCGGTCTTCGTCTTCGAGGCGCTCCACGAGATGGGCGGCGTCCTGACCTATGGCATTCCCGAGTTCCGCCTGCCCAAGGCCATCGTCCGGGAGGAGATCGCGGACCTGGAGACCCTCGGGGTCTGGTTTGTCCGCAACTTCGTCGTCGGCCGGACCGAGACGGTCGACCACCTTCTCGGCCCGGGAGGGTTTGACGCTCTCTTCATCGGAACCGGGGCCGGCTTGCCGGCCTTCCTGGGCATCCCCGGCGAGGGCGCCATCGGCGTCTATTCGGCCAACGAATACCTGACCCGGAACAACCTGATGAGGGCCTACCGGGACGGGGCCAAGACGCCCATCCTGTGCGGCCGCCGGGTCGTGACGGTCGGCGGCGGCAACGTGGCCATGGACGCGGCCCGGACCGCCCTCCGGCTGGGGGCCAGGGAGTCCATGATCGTCTACCGGCGCGGCGAAGCGGAGATGCCGGCCCGGGCCGAAGAGGTCCGGCACGCCCGGGAGGAGGGGATCATCTTCCGGACGCTGGCCAATCCCGTCGCCATCCTGGAGGACGGCGACGGCTTCGTGCGCGGCCTGACCTGCGTGAGGATGGAGCTCGGGGGGCCCGACGGATCGGGCCGCCGCAGCCCCAGGCCGGTTCCAGGCAGCGAATTTCCAGTCGATTGCGACGTCGTTGTCGTGGCCGTCGGCAACCGGCCGAATCCCCTGATCCCGGCCACCACGACTGACCTCCGCGTCTCGGCCCGGGGGACCATCCTGGCCGACCCGGCCGACGGGCGGACGTCCCGGCCGCGGGTCTACGCCGGCGGGGACATCGTGACGGGCGCGGCCACGGTTATCCGGGCCATGGGCGCCGGCAAGGCGGCCGCCCGCAGCATCCTGGCCGATCTCGCGGCCCGCCGCTGA
- a CDS encoding ABC transporter permease, with product MSGIGRFIKREIGKMARDKVVLIYLVIFPALGLLAYGTLFMNRVGRDYPVAIVDRDADYGSRLARHYMESCPELDVVSVVRTEQEAREDMAAGRIMAAIVLPASLESDLKSRQPVQIDVLVDARNMVNANFIMTAMQKAFGFGQAGIKFLIYKKLAPAAQARDMVLPLRFHSHALGNPAVDYSFFVLTGILVMIIQQCLLVGSAVAIAGESEQGTLAGAVAAAGGPLRYLLRRQFIYTICQAPILLAVLGGYFWILRMPSANLLPLVLLLVLFVQAVVGFSQVLGALFRSRKALIQAAVFFSMPAFFLGGYTWPLEDMSPVLRPIAAILPTTPILNAWTTLTAIPDSLRWLGGAYLHQGLLAVLYFGLSWLCLRLVAVPRRRKATAA from the coding sequence ATGAGCGGAATCGGCCGATTCATCAAGCGCGAAATAGGCAAGATGGCCAGGGACAAGGTCGTCCTGATCTACCTGGTCATTTTCCCGGCGCTCGGGCTTCTGGCTTACGGGACGCTGTTCATGAACCGCGTCGGCCGCGACTACCCGGTGGCCATAGTCGACCGGGACGCCGACTACGGCTCGCGCCTGGCCCGGCACTACATGGAGAGCTGCCCCGAGCTCGACGTGGTGTCCGTCGTCCGGACCGAGCAGGAAGCCCGCGAGGACATGGCCGCGGGCCGGATCATGGCCGCGATCGTCCTGCCCGCCTCGTTGGAGAGCGATCTGAAATCGCGCCAGCCCGTCCAGATCGACGTGCTGGTCGACGCCCGGAACATGGTCAACGCCAACTTCATCATGACGGCCATGCAAAAGGCCTTCGGGTTCGGCCAGGCCGGGATCAAGTTCCTGATCTACAAGAAGCTCGCGCCCGCGGCCCAGGCCCGGGACATGGTCCTGCCCCTGCGCTTCCATTCCCATGCCCTGGGGAATCCGGCGGTGGACTATTCCTTCTTCGTCCTCACCGGCATCCTGGTCATGATCATCCAGCAGTGCCTGCTGGTCGGCTCGGCCGTGGCGATCGCGGGCGAATCGGAGCAGGGCACCCTGGCCGGCGCGGTCGCGGCGGCGGGCGGCCCGTTGCGCTACCTCCTCCGCCGGCAGTTCATCTATACGATCTGCCAGGCGCCCATCCTGCTGGCCGTCCTGGGCGGGTACTTCTGGATCCTGCGGATGCCCTCGGCCAATCTCCTGCCGCTCGTCCTGCTCCTCGTCCTGTTCGTCCAGGCGGTCGTCGGCTTCTCCCAGGTCCTCGGCGCGCTTTTCAGGAGCCGGAAAGCGCTCATACAGGCGGCGGTCTTCTTCTCAATGCCGGCCTTTTTTCTGGGAGGCTACACCTGGCCGCTCGAGGACATGTCGCCGGTCCTGCGCCCGATCGCGGCCATCCTGCCCACGACGCCCATCCTGAACGCCTGGACCACCCTGACCGCCATTCCGGATTCCCTCCGCTGGCTGGGCGGGGCCTATCTCCACCAGGGCCTTCTCGCGGTCCTCTATTTCGGGCTTTCCTGGCTGTGCCTGAGGCTCGTCGCCGTCCCCAGGAGGAGAAAGGCGACGGCGGCCTGA
- a CDS encoding ABC transporter permease, whose protein sequence is MKGFLSLAKSEVRACLRSRTFLVLLIAVPVVLDVLFGAVFLPARTARAIPFAVWDQDGSRDSRELVRFVRSNPAFDLRYVLTGMEEGRKLLSQRKIRGFMVIPGDFSRRIARRETADVVVYEDFTFLLPGRTLMKNLYKVESWYQKDLLQDQFKDKGIMASGSEFLAKPVGINFRPLYNPSLEYTRFMLPGVLLAVLFQLMTLLGTTAFFMNAAAYRGRSKALFLAVKTAVLFGFFLVPFALTYGVFFPLFGLPLGQPVALTALFAVFSLACIGMGMAVAGLAGDQALGTSLMIIVGAVGFTISGYTWPLFLFPSFWRALARVSPLTPFLEEVAKIIYGTGFPVHPWLLAAQALAYLGLALVAVKAKRFSGGRA, encoded by the coding sequence ATGAAAGGCTTTCTTTCCCTGGCGAAGAGCGAGGTCCGGGCCTGCCTCCGGAGCCGGACCTTCCTCGTCCTGCTCATCGCCGTTCCCGTCGTCCTGGACGTCCTGTTCGGAGCGGTCTTCCTTCCGGCCAGGACCGCCCGGGCCATTCCCTTCGCCGTCTGGGACCAGGACGGGAGCCGCGACTCCCGCGAGCTCGTGCGCTTCGTCCGAAGCAACCCGGCCTTCGACCTCCGCTATGTCCTGACCGGAATGGAGGAAGGCCGCAAGCTCCTGTCCCAGCGGAAGATCCGCGGCTTCATGGTCATCCCCGGCGACTTCTCCCGGCGGATCGCGCGGCGGGAGACCGCCGACGTCGTCGTCTACGAGGATTTCACCTTCCTGCTGCCCGGCCGGACGCTGATGAAGAACCTGTACAAGGTCGAATCCTGGTACCAGAAAGACCTCCTCCAGGATCAGTTCAAGGACAAGGGGATCATGGCCAGCGGCAGCGAGTTCCTGGCCAAGCCCGTCGGGATCAATTTCCGGCCGCTCTACAATCCCTCCCTCGAATACACCCGTTTTATGCTCCCGGGCGTCCTGCTGGCCGTGCTCTTCCAACTTATGACCCTGCTCGGCACGACCGCCTTCTTCATGAACGCGGCGGCTTACCGTGGGCGGTCGAAGGCCCTTTTCCTGGCGGTCAAGACCGCCGTCCTGTTCGGGTTCTTCCTGGTCCCCTTCGCCCTGACCTATGGGGTCTTCTTTCCCCTGTTCGGGCTGCCTCTGGGCCAGCCGGTCGCGCTGACCGCGCTCTTCGCCGTCTTTTCGCTGGCCTGCATCGGGATGGGCATGGCCGTGGCCGGACTGGCCGGCGACCAGGCGCTCGGCACTTCCCTGATGATCATCGTCGGGGCCGTCGGCTTCACCATCTCCGGGTACACCTGGCCCCTGTTCCTGTTCCCTTCGTTTTGGCGGGCTCTGGCCCGCGTCTCCCCGCTGACGCCGTTCCTCGAGGAGGTTGCCAAGATCATTTACGGAACCGGGTTTCCCGTCCATCCCTGGCTGCTGGCCGCCCAGGCCCTGGCCTATCTGGGGCTGGCCCTGGTCGCGGTCAAGGCAAAGCGGTTCTCCGGAGGCCGGGCATGA
- a CDS encoding biotin/lipoyl-binding protein, producing MKTIKPAVLLACLAAACACSRTPARVQYGYAEAREVDVAAKIPGRIIEMKVKEGDVLHKGDLIAVLQSDDIKAKVEQAKAGLEAADAQLRLGLKGARDEERQMAQRQFNIARDNMEIVQRTYERVLKVFNDGGISAQEKDTAEFRWRISTEQYEQAKSYLDMVNNGARREQIEQLRAQVKAMEEKVKEARSYEDETFLKAPIDGELKEINGEVGEVVSAGFALATMLEPDPYVVFNLKETDYKGLKLGDKLDIDVPALGRKGQIEVYYIAPLADFAKSEATQEKGSWDIRTFEVRGRMTGAAAGLRAGMTVKIEW from the coding sequence ATGAAAACCATCAAGCCCGCGGTCCTGCTGGCCTGCCTGGCGGCGGCCTGCGCCTGCTCCAGAACGCCGGCCCGCGTTCAGTACGGATATGCCGAAGCCCGGGAAGTCGACGTCGCGGCCAAGATCCCGGGCCGGATCATCGAGATGAAGGTCAAGGAAGGCGATGTCCTCCACAAGGGCGACCTCATCGCCGTCCTGCAGAGCGACGACATCAAGGCCAAGGTCGAACAGGCCAAGGCCGGCCTGGAGGCCGCCGACGCTCAGCTGCGCCTGGGGCTCAAGGGCGCCCGGGACGAAGAGAGGCAGATGGCCCAGAGGCAGTTCAACATCGCCCGGGACAATATGGAGATCGTCCAGCGGACCTACGAGCGGGTCCTCAAGGTCTTCAACGACGGCGGCATCTCCGCCCAGGAGAAGGACACGGCCGAGTTCCGCTGGAGGATCTCCACGGAGCAGTACGAGCAGGCCAAGTCCTACCTGGACATGGTCAACAACGGGGCCCGCAGGGAGCAGATCGAGCAGCTCCGGGCCCAGGTCAAGGCCATGGAGGAAAAGGTCAAGGAGGCCCGGAGCTACGAGGACGAGACGTTTCTCAAGGCCCCGATCGACGGCGAGCTCAAGGAGATCAACGGCGAGGTCGGCGAGGTCGTCAGCGCCGGCTTCGCCCTGGCGACCATGCTGGAACCCGACCCGTACGTCGTCTTCAACCTGAAGGAGACCGACTACAAGGGGCTCAAGCTGGGCGACAAGCTCGATATCGACGTTCCGGCCCTGGGCCGGAAGGGGCAGATCGAGGTCTATTACATCGCCCCGCTGGCCGATTTCGCCAAGTCCGAGGCCACCCAGGAGAAGGGCTCCTGGGACATCAGGACCTTCGAGGTCCGGGGACGGATGACCGGCGCCGCCGCGGGCCTGCGGGCCGGCATGACCGTCAAGATCGAATGGTAG